The following coding sequences are from one Methanosarcina sp. WWM596 window:
- a CDS encoding TrmB family transcriptional regulator, with translation MMDFACKEFKIEDVIKCALNLTKADLNVMKHFLNEPEKWIDTDALSKSLDLDISTVQRSVKKLHEKGVLQRSQQNLDGGGYVFIYKIHSRNQIKNIILKIVHSWADRLGQELEQWENGG, from the coding sequence ATAATGGACTTTGCCTGCAAGGAATTCAAAATAGAAGACGTAATCAAGTGCGCTCTCAATCTTACAAAAGCCGACCTGAACGTAATGAAGCATTTTTTAAACGAACCCGAAAAATGGATTGATACTGATGCCCTTTCGAAATCTCTGGATCTGGATATTTCTACAGTCCAGCGCTCCGTGAAAAAGCTGCACGAGAAAGGGGTTCTCCAGAGGTCACAGCAGAACCTTGACGGAGGGGGTTATGTCTTCATTTACAAAATCCATTCAAGAAATCAGATTAAAAATATTATTTTAAAAATAGTTCATTCCTGGGCTGACAGACTCGGACAGGAACTCGAACAATGGGAAAACGGAGGTTAA
- a CDS encoding SufD family Fe-S cluster assembly protein, protein MQTDEVSLKKRAENAAEKKAAYGEDFELVKYEEGSKVSKPVEDLQTLDEESKKTLLQVGIIPNEEGRSGSFLVLDNAVSHSSHKDDNVELMSTHEALEKYEWLKDYSWNLVQVDTDKYTAKTYLENADGYFIRAPAGKKSSMPVQTCLMLDSKKVSQTVHNIIVVEEGASLDIITGCTAKKGVEEGLHLGISEIYVKKGATLNFTMIHNWAEQIGVRPRTVVQVDEGGTYVSNYICLKPVRSVQTYPTVRLEGKGAITRLNTIAIAHSGSVLDLGSRAIFNAPDTRAELISRTITIGGRLVARGEMIGNAKGAKGHLECKGLVLTDKGSQLAIPILEANVDDIELTHEAAVGKIAKDQVEYLMARGLTEEEAIGMIIRGFLDVGIKGIPEELKNEIENTIAQTAFGM, encoded by the coding sequence TGATGAAGTAAGCCTGAAAAAGAGAGCCGAGAACGCAGCTGAAAAAAAAGCGGCTTACGGGGAAGATTTTGAACTGGTAAAATATGAGGAGGGCTCTAAGGTCAGCAAGCCTGTTGAAGATCTTCAAACTCTTGATGAGGAAAGCAAAAAAACCCTGCTTCAGGTAGGGATAATCCCAAACGAAGAAGGCAGATCCGGTAGTTTTCTGGTACTGGATAATGCGGTCTCACACTCTTCTCATAAAGATGATAACGTGGAACTGATGTCCACGCATGAAGCCCTTGAAAAGTATGAGTGGCTCAAAGATTACTCCTGGAACCTCGTGCAGGTGGATACTGACAAATACACGGCAAAAACCTACCTTGAAAATGCGGACGGTTACTTTATCCGTGCGCCTGCGGGAAAGAAATCCTCCATGCCTGTCCAGACCTGCCTGATGCTGGACAGCAAAAAGGTATCCCAGACAGTGCATAATATCATAGTCGTCGAGGAAGGAGCAAGTCTCGATATTATCACAGGCTGTACCGCTAAAAAGGGAGTTGAAGAAGGCCTGCACCTTGGAATATCCGAAATATATGTAAAAAAAGGAGCCACCCTGAATTTCACAATGATCCACAACTGGGCTGAACAGATAGGAGTCCGCCCGAGGACAGTTGTGCAGGTAGATGAAGGCGGGACTTACGTGAGCAATTACATTTGCCTGAAACCAGTGCGCTCCGTACAGACCTATCCGACTGTCAGGCTCGAAGGGAAGGGAGCAATTACAAGGCTCAATACCATAGCAATTGCACACTCAGGCTCCGTACTCGACCTTGGAAGCAGGGCGATTTTCAACGCCCCGGATACGAGAGCAGAACTCATATCGAGGACAATCACAATCGGCGGGAGATTAGTTGCACGAGGAGAAATGATAGGAAATGCAAAGGGTGCAAAAGGGCACCTGGAATGCAAAGGGCTTGTCCTAACCGATAAAGGCAGTCAGCTAGCAATCCCTATCCTAGAGGCCAACGTGGACGATATCGAGCTTACTCATGAGGCAGCTGTGGGAAAAATTGCCAAAGACCAGGTAGAGTACCTGATGGCAAGAGGACTTACCGAAGAAGAAGCCATTGGAATGATCATAAGGGGTTTCCTGGATGTTGGGATAAAGGGAATCCCGGAAGAGCTAAAGAACGAAATAGAAAATACGATTGCACAGACGGCTTTCGGGATGTAA